In Oncorhynchus masou masou isolate Uvic2021 chromosome 10, UVic_Omas_1.1, whole genome shotgun sequence, a single genomic region encodes these proteins:
- the LOC135547292 gene encoding tissue factor pathway inhibitor-like, with amino-acid sequence MTWPPQSPDLNAFEMVWDELDRRVKEKQPASAQHMWELLQDCWKSIPDGAQPELFIFHELCALKKDEGPCKVLKERFYFEIDTGHCESFEFGGCRGNANNFETLEACEGMCLVSADKSPCHLDEAPGPCRGLVTRYFFDSQSQECKHFYYGGCFGNANNFKSMKECQARCQNPENANVAPKLDVTPKLEVTVLKLTSKPNVQPVKVTDEFALSASHMQQNHQHQATDFSPPEFCLSTNDKGTMCDREERITGRRYAYNPKTKRCHWLRNRGCGGNKNNFVLKRHCMKMCMKPNPTHKRKTLRIKKNTNI; translated from the exons atgacctggcctccacaatcacccgacctcaacgcatttgagatggtttgggatgagttggaccgcagagtgaaggaaaagcagccagcaagtgctcagcatatgtgggaactccttcaagactgttggaaaagcattccag ATGGAGCCCAGCCCGAGCTCTTCATTTTCCACGAGTTGTGTGCCCTAAAGAAGGATGAAGGGCCCTGCAAGGTGTTAAAGGAGCGCTTCTATTTCGAAATTGACACGGGCCACTGCGAGTCCTTTGAGTTCGGTGGCTGCAGAGGCAACGCCAACAATTTTGAGACCTTGGAAGCTTGTGAGGGAATGTGCCTGGTGTCTG CTGACAAGAGTCCCTGTCACCTGGATGAGGCTCCGGGGCCATGCCGAGGTCTGGTGACGCGCTACTTCTTTGACAGCCAGAGCCAGGAGTGCAAGCACTTCTACTACGGAGGCTGCTTCGGCAACGCCAATAACTTCAAGAGTATGAAAGAGTGCCAGGCCAGGTGCCAGAACCCAG AAAACGCCAATGTGGCCCCTAAATTGGATGTGACTCCTAAATTGGAGGTCACCGTCCTAAAACTCACTAGTAAACCAAATGTACAACCTGTCAAAGTAACTG ATGAGTTTGCTTTAAGCGCCTCCCACATGCAGCAGAATCATCAACACCAGGCCACAG ACTTCAGTCCTCCAGAGTTCTGTCTCAGTACCAATGACAAGGGCACGAtgtgtgacagagaggagaggataacgGGAAGGAGATATGCGTACAACCCCAAGACAAAGAGATGTCATTGGTTGCGTAACAGGGGCTGTGGGGGCAACAAGAACAACTTTGTCCTCAAGAGACACTGCATGAAGATGTGTATGAAGCCGA ATCCCACTCACAAAAGGAAGACCCTCAGGATAAAGAAGAACACCAACATCTAA